In Osmerus eperlanus chromosome 4, fOsmEpe2.1, whole genome shotgun sequence, the sequence ATGTAGGGTAGGTACATTATATTGCATAGGGCTGTCAtcatgagatggagggaggtaatAACTGATCTGGTATCTCTATCGTCCACAGGCCATCCAAGCTGCCATCAGCCAAGCCTTCAAAACTCCTGAGGTGATCCGACTCTTCGCCAAGAAGCAACCAGGGCAGTTACGAACAAGGCTGGGAGAGGTTTGTCTGAAAAGCAGTTTACAATCGGTCTATTATTTATAATTGTTTAGAGGACAAGATGTAAGCTTCCACAGAAACTGTCCTGTACAAGTTGGGTCTTTGATCTTAAATCATTGGTTAATCCGTTgattgtgtggatgtgtttttAGATGGACCGCGATGTGATGGTGGGAAAGCTTCCGCAAGATGTTTACACTCAGCAGAAAGTCGAGATCCTCACTGCCTTGAGGAAACTGGGCGAGAAGGTGAGAGGCACCGCATAGCAGACAGTACACACTATCTGTGGACATTCGTCAGTCTTGAGCTCAGGTCTAATGTAGCGTAACTGCCAAGTAGACTTGTCAAGTGTCGGATGCTGATTGCTAGCTTACTTCGAAAGTGTTGAAAGCTGCATCGGAACCAGTGAGAGAGCTGCTGTAACATTCCTATCCTCATATCAACCATATTGTTCCAACTCATAGCTGTTATGGTTCGTCTGTCACAGCCGGTTTAGATTATTCCTCAGTTCTGATTAATGaggacttcctgtttggttcatCCCGCAGCTGACTGCAGAAGAAGAAGGTTTCCTGTCTGAAAACGCCAGCGCTACTCTGAGCCAGTTTGAGAAAGTCACAGCATGCCTAGGTAGGGAGTTTGTGTCCGATCCTTATTTACAGATGACTTATTTTGTATGTATTAGACGTATTGTGTGTTTGCAGCACTTATTTAGGATTCATACTTGGTTTCTACCTGCTTTTGTTATTGATATGTCTACTTGAGTTAATGCAGTTTACCTTTTGGGATCAATCaagattcattcatttattctcTCTTTTGTTCTGAGACTATTTTACGACTCTTTTACTATTTATTTATATCCTCCTGATACTGAACTTCACGTCACTAACCTGAATTGCCTCTCTTATTGCAGGATCAGAAGACAAAATTCTGGCTTTGGCCAGCTCTGGTGTCAAGTGAAAATAAGCAGCAGTATTTGATTGCATGTCCACTTTACGTCCACAAGAGTTGTGTAAATCAAGTCACGATTTCGGCTCCCTATAACAAGCAAGCAGAGTGCCATTTTATCATTAACTTTGGAACCAGTTATTGTAAGGATTACCTTTTAACGTTCAACAGGAACGTTTTGTAAAATTTAACTTTGTATATTTTTATGCCTTATCCAGGAGATTGTAAACATCATTAGGTACTATAATTTAGTATGACGGTGTGGAGTTGCTTCTGTTCCTGGGACACTGTGTAGTTTCTGAACAGATTTTTAAGGGTTTGAATTTATGCTGGTGTTTTATTCTGTTGTGTGTTTATGGTTGCAGCTGCTGACTAGTCTAACCGTTTCAAATGAACCATTGCACTGTTAAATATGCAATTGTGGACTTAAAATATTGAATTTGAATACTAACATGTCTCTTGTGCTTCTGATACCAACTTAAATCACCTAAAAACATATCtactgtttgaattgtttacaaTGTAAATGTTAGCCTTTTAGATGCCTTGTGTGTTTTGCTTGACGTTTGTAAATGAGTTTGTAATGTTTTCACTACAAATGAAATATGTATTTGATCGTGAGTGGTATTTACGTCTGAGCTtcctatgttttttttgtattccTGATATAAATTGACGAAGCTCACAATTGTTTTGTCgaaatctcttaaaatagcaatATAATCAGAGGTAAGATCATAAGATCTCCAATGGAATGTTACTCCCTTCATCTAACACCAGGGGGTGCTGTACTACACTTATTCCACATCCATGGAATACTAACCATATCCCGATTCTCCTACAAACCCTGTAGACACAGTCCAGTACAACTCAACTGCAGTCACAAATCGTACAGATGTAAAAATTTGGGACAAACATGTGAAATGAGGGAAAGCAAGCAAGACAACATTTGTACCCATCTCTTTGTCCTTTATTTTGTTTCATGAGCGAGCGTCACCTTCACTACAATTCGCCTGCCAATCGGTAGAAAAGTGAAAGCAACCCCAACAAGCACAAAGGAATTGTTCAACAGTTCTGAAATCATCACTTATTCCTTATCAGagcaaagagaaaaaaacaaacacgttTTGAGTGGTGTGGACATTCAGAGACTCAGTAGTATGCAGTGTGTTGTCTCCTGTACCCGCGACCCTCAACCTCACCTTGAAACACCGACCGCCCTCTGTCGAAGCGATTCATACAAAAGGACAAGTCCCTTGTGTCACAGATGGGCATTTCAGATCCACAATTTACAGGGCAGTGACATTCAATTTGATGCAGAGGAGGCTATCCGAGGGAGAATATATAATCCAGAACATAAGTGTCAGAATTACAACTCTGATTTAGATCGTTTACATTAAATAGCATTTGCTTTGTACTTTTACcttatttttttgtaaaaagggaggagggggggggtgaaatgAGGAGATAAAACTGATTTGACAATGACCTGTGACAATGAACTGTGAGAAATCTGCGGGGATTAGGGATTATACTCAGGTTTTGGTGAATTTCATGCTGCCCTAAACTTCAGCAATCCAGGCAATAGTACACATCTCGAAATTACCTTCCACTTTACACAAATAGGTCAATTTATACCCACATATGCTGCCTAGAGCATTTGAATAATGTACATCTTTTTAGAAGTGGATTTTGTCAATATGATTTAGTACAATATCTATAGAAGATACAATATGGATCTACATTTTCTACACATCAACATGGACACATGACACCTATGTAAAACGTTCACTTTTTAATAAAACTAGCAGTGGACTattgttacaacaaaataaaatcacATCCCCAGCTTTGTAAGAAACCTAGCATtaaattacaaaaaaaaaaaaaaaaaaaaaacgtcgtgttttttgttgtttgtttttgtttcgttTGTTAGTTGTGTTTGTTAATGTGCTGTGATTGGCAAAGGCACTCCCAACTGGGCTGTCTCAAACCTGGAGCCCTCAACGGGCCCAAGTCGTCATGAAGGGGAGACTGTTCACCTCCTTTTCACCGTTGacccaaaaaaataaacaagtcCGAACCGAACTGACACAGAGCGACTTGTGGTTTGCTCAAAGAAACCCTCTCGAATATGACCTTGGTGCTGTCTCTAATAATAAGGACCCTTTGTGGAACTTGCAAAATGTCAATATTTCTGTTAAAACGAGCCACCTGGTTTTGGCCTCTAAAAATAGATGAACATGCAAAATATAAGATATCTTACAGACAACCTATCAATCAAACCATCATTTCCCAGCGTTAGGTCCAACTGTCTCATGCTGATTGAAattccccctcctaccccctaaTGGGAGTGCAGGACATACATATTTAACTTGGATACTGAATGTATTAGAGGAATGACTGTTTGAGGGGTTGAAGTCCTCTACTGTATGGGATTGAAAAGCTATACAACAGTGATAAACAACAGCTGTTCTGAGACTAAAGGTTAACATCTGACACGTCTTTCCAATTAATTGTATAAGTTTTATACTAATATCAGAAGGAAAACAAGTTTACCAAATGTAAACAAATATCTTAGAACAACTCTACAGTACAGTTCCAAATGTACAATAAAATCTAGTGGTCTACTGCAAAAAATATTTCATTTCAAACGAGAACGGAAAAAGATACATTTTCAAAAGGTTATCCTATCATAGCTCCAGCCACTTCCTGTACTGATTCAAGATTAAGTTGATTTAAGATTATTTGTCTAATTCAAACAGTATAATTGACAGTAAGAGAGCGACTGGAATTGCTCTACGATGAGACACCCCTTTAAAAATACATCTAATATATTATTTCAGGTTCAATTGTCACaccatgaaaaaaaaaagtcctttaaaaatatttttttgcaaTGAAGCAATGAAACTCCTGCGTTTCATGACTCTCCCAAAGAACGTCAgttaacacaaaaacaaactgcTTCTGTAGAACTGTCAGA encodes:
- the lzic gene encoding protein LZIC translates to MASRGKSETGKLKQNMEEQLDRLMQQLQDLEECREDLDEDEYEETKKETLEQLNEFNESLKKIMTGNMTLVDELSGMQLAIQAAISQAFKTPEVIRLFAKKQPGQLRTRLGEMDRDVMVGKLPQDVYTQQKVEILTALRKLGEKLTAEEEGFLSENASATLSQFEKVTACLGSEDKILALASSGVK